A stretch of DNA from Gimesia chilikensis:
ATTGTTTTGAGGAGTCATCATGACTTCCAACTCGCTATCTAATGTGGGTAGGATTTTAGTCCGAAATACGAATTTCGTACCATACGAATTTCGTACATCAATTCTGGGATTTTATTAACAGAAATACGTTTTGTTATGAAAGGTGTGCCCGGAGGCAATCTGAAAACAAACGACTGTAGTTGAGATGAATCGTGATTTGATTTTTTGAGAGTAGAGAGAAGTGTGTGCGGTTAATAATCGATTTCCGCAGATCAGGTCAATATGTTTATGACAATATTTGCAAAAAAGTTTGTACGGTTTTCAAAAAAGTTTTTGAGTCTGTATTTCATGACTTTTGTCTTCATCAGAAGTTCATATTTCATTTTGAATCCGATGTTGCATTTGCAGGTTTTACATCGTCTTCGCGTTCAATTTCAAACTTCGATTCGATAATGGCTTTGGCATACAGTTTATCCAGAATGTCTTTGGTCGCTTTCATTCGGGATTCTGTAATCATGGTCTGTTCCAGTTTTCCCTGGACATCAGCAAAGGGAACATGCCCTGCTTCTTTACGACCATTGACCTTTACGATTTGAAAAGAGCTCTCTGTTTCGAATACCTGGCTGACTTCACCCACGGGGAGTGAAAACAGCGCTTCTTCAATTTCTGCCTCTGCCAGACTGCCACGTCGGGTCCAGCCCCAGGATCCGTTCTTATCGGAACGGGTTCCATCAGAGTATTGTTTTGCGATCTCTCCAAAGTCGGCACCGGACTGCAGTTTGTGAATGACTTCATCCAGCACAGCGATGGCTTTATCCTTGCCGCCGTGTTTGGAGTAAGTAATCCGGATTCGTTGCCACTGCACTTTGGCGGGAACTTCGTAGTCTTTGATACGGGATCGATACCGGGCCAGAACTTCTTCCCGGCTGAATTGATCTTTCGCTTTGGCTTTCACGGCCATGAACTGCACAGCAGCCTGCTGCTTCATGAACAGGTCTTTTTCAAAAATCAGGCTGCGGCCTTGAGAATTGAGTTTTTCTTCCAGCTCCTGTGGAGAATTCACTCCCATCTGCTTCTGCAGTTCAGGAACCCGCTGATCATCAAACGCTGTTTCCAGGTGCTGATTCAGCTGATCGAGTTGCTCTTTCTTGAGCGTGCTTTTCATTTCGTGCAGCAGGAGCAACCGTTCGACATGGCCTTTCAAGTCACGCTTGACGAGTGCCTGTCGTAGTTTTTTGTAATCTTCCGGCTCCATCCGCTGCTCAGCCTGCAGCAACTGGAATTCGTAGACGCCCAGAATATCAGATACGAACAGGGGCAATCCGTTGACGATGGCCACAACCGTACTGTCGCGAAGTTCTTCTACATCTTCCCCAGCCGGGCTGACGGAGATTTCTTCAGAAGTAGTCGACGCGGTAACGATCGGTGTTTCGAAGGGGTTATCGGATTCTGAAAAATCACCTTCGATCAGTTCATTTCGTTCCTGTTTGTGCCGGGCAACTGCTGTCTCTTCGAGTTTCTGCTGCTTGAGAGCGGATTCCAGGCGCGGCGGTGGTGGTCCCAGCACGGGGTTATCTACTTTGGGAGTAGTTTCACACCCGAATAAGCCAGGCAATGCCAGTATCAGAAAATAGATTTGCGCGTGGCGCATCAAGAGCATCCTGCAGTTGATGAACGAACTAATTAATTGGGAATTTGAGAGACAACGTAGTTTCAGATGTTGTCAGCAGCCCGGTTTACATGGGAAATGTAAGGAAGGGAGATTGGACTTCGACACCATCTTAATCATCCCTCTGTGACTGGAATTGAGCTTCTCGATTGCCC
This window harbors:
- a CDS encoding peptidylprolyl isomerase — translated: MRHAQIYFLILALPGLFGCETTPKVDNPVLGPPPPRLESALKQQKLEETAVARHKQERNELIEGDFSESDNPFETPIVTASTTSEEISVSPAGEDVEELRDSTVVAIVNGLPLFVSDILGVYEFQLLQAEQRMEPEDYKKLRQALVKRDLKGHVERLLLLHEMKSTLKKEQLDQLNQHLETAFDDQRVPELQKQMGVNSPQELEEKLNSQGRSLIFEKDLFMKQQAAVQFMAVKAKAKDQFSREEVLARYRSRIKDYEVPAKVQWQRIRITYSKHGGKDKAIAVLDEVIHKLQSGADFGEIAKQYSDGTRSDKNGSWGWTRRGSLAEAEIEEALFSLPVGEVSQVFETESSFQIVKVNGRKEAGHVPFADVQGKLEQTMITESRMKATKDILDKLYAKAIIESKFEIEREDDVKPANATSDSK